The sequence ATTGTGTTGCTACAAAAGTATAAATTAATGCTACCGGTATTAAGAAATATTAAACACATAAAACTTATAAGgattaagaaaaatattcattaaTACCTGTAGAAAACTCTGGCctaaaaaagatattttttgtatattttttgtattttttttttgtattttttaagatGACATGGTCGCACTCGCAGTGCGGGTGCTCTGTGGTATTGCCTAGAACATCTGCATCtacagaaaggaaggaaatgcaCACGAGTTactgagggcagggagggccaggaggggcaggagaacATGAAATCCTTTGCTTGATGAAACAAGAATTCAGCTCCCAGGAGGAGGTTTGGGAAATGGAACGTACGAGTGAGGAACAGCTTCTCTTTTCAGACTGGCTGCAAACAAGGATCTCCTGATGTTTGGTTGTCACCATGACACTGTCTGGCTATGGCGTGGACCACAGTCCTCACGGCCTGGGCAGAGTGTTCCCCCCGctgacagcctgggctgccacCTGCCACCACTGTGCAGGTCATCCACTACCGGCTTTCCTTCAAAGAATTCCAAAAAAGGAGTATTAAAGTACCAGTAAGCTTCAAGGGACCATGGAAAACAGCTCCTAaatctgctgctccttccagaACACATCTCCTTCCTTGAGGGGGAAGGTCCTTCTACACAGCAAGGGAAAAAGTTATCccacacccccagcccactcgAAAAAACAATCCCAGCCTATCCACAGACACTGCAGAGACTGCCAAGAGAACCCCTGGGATGTGAGAACAAGGATTTGAGGCCAGTGAGGCTGGAAGTGCCTTTTTTAGGAGCTTTGGTTGTAAAAAGCGAGGCTTGGACATGTCTGTGCTCATCAACAATATTCCTACAATATCCCATCATTAAGCCTGAGCTGCTCATCTGGGTCCCACTGTCAGGGATGCTACAGAAAATCCTGTCAGTCATCATTCCTTGTTTCAGGAGCCAAAAGTTCCAACTCAGCTGCCTACGGCTGAGGAACCCCTCAGGGTCTATGGACACACCGTTGTCTATGCGAGCAAAATTCTCCTGTTGAGGTACAAAGGGCTCGTAAGAGGAAAAACCTCAACTAAGCATCCAAACTAAACCTGAAATTAAACAGAAATCCCACAAACATTCAAtagataaaattaaatttcaggGCAACCCACTCTCATTGGTTCACCATTTCTGGCCTAGCGTAAGCAAACTGTCCCACAGAGCTCAGCTGGGCCTCAGGCTTTGCTCAGGGACACTTCCAGAAGCCCCAGGAGGTGACAGAGCAGTGAGGGGACAGGTCCCACACACAGGGAGTTCTTATTGCTACAGAGCAACAGCGTCAGGTCTGACACGGGGCTCAGCCGTGCTTCTGGGCATTCCCAGGGGATCCCAGGGATCTGAGGTCATGGTGTAGCACAGAAAAGCTCAGCAGAAGCAGACAGTGAACACCCTCCCCACGCTGATCTGACAGGACATTTGCTCCTTGACTGGCAGCTTCCCCTCGGCCGCCTCCCTCCCTGAAGGAACCTGGCTGAGGGATGCACTGAGTGCTGGCAAGGGCCTGGTGCTGGAGATGAGTGggaggatggggaggaaaaggcTCTGTGAACCCTCCTGGAGGGGTCTGGGCAGGAACCTGGCACTTCCCACCCCTACACCCAGTTCCTTTTCTCTTGGCAAGGTCCAGCCATGTGTTTCATGGAGCGAGCTCCACTCTGCAGCCTTTTCTTCAATGACAGGGCTCAAAACACATTCCCCTCACAGACTCCTCCCAGAGGAACAGAGTTCTCCTCCCTGAAGAGATTTCCCAGAATCTGCCCTTagtatcttttttatttttctcccattaCTCCTAATTACTCCACAGGGAACAGCTTGTCCTTTCCTGCGTGAATGCtcacaggagctcctgcctctccctcAGCCAAGAGGTGCAATCAGAGAtcctcagcacagagcagcactcCCAGCCTTGGAGCACCTTCCTGGCTTCTCTTTTAATGTCTTTTGATTCACCAGTAACATGGTGCTGCCTAGAAATGCTCACGGCACTATGGCAGGAGGTTCCAGTCCCCTGTCCTGTGCTCACCACAGCCAGAGTAGAACTGGACCCTCTGAGCAGACTCAGCCACCAACACAAACATTTTTGGTAATCCCTTCCCATGCTAAACCTTCTGGGTTATTGCAGATAGTTGGAGAAATACCACCCAACCCACCTCAGCCATCTCACTGGACGCTCCAGTGCCACCATTTAGAGCTCAAGTAATTTCCAGAGGTGTCTCCCCTCCATTTTCAGTCATTCCCAAGTTCTGAGAGCATCTGCTGCAAATTCATTTGCAAAATTCACATAAGGGTCATgactccctgagctgctgctggacatCATGAGTGCCCAGCAAGCACAGATAAACCAGTGCAGGTGGTTTGTGTGGACACTTAAACCAGTTCAGCTCAAAGTTAAACCAGCTTAACCAGCAATGAAGGAACAACTGAGTTAGACAAAACCTGAGCCCACAGTCAGCTTTCACAGAAAGTTTTGCAGATTGCACCAGTTCAAACCCACCCACAGCAGTTTcctcagcacagacagagaGCTTGGATAGAAAGGGAAGTTCACCTCCATCTCAACTTGATCCAGATGCAAGACACCAAGTCCATCCTGCAAACCAAACACAACCACTGCCTACAGAGAGACAGGGGACAGCTCCTTCCTGACCTCCTGGCTGCTGCATCCACACAGAAACAACCTCCTCAAGAGCTCTGCCTCTATCCTACCTTCTTCAGTAACAAGGATGTTTAGACAGGCCCTTCCCTCTTGCAGTTCACCTGGTGGTGCTTGTTGCCCACCTGAAGGTCAGAACACTCCCAAAGCAAACTGTGAAGCCAGGAAGAGAAGTCTGCAAGGTCAGGCACagtcagcagcaggaacaggtAGATGCCTGGAGGCCACACCCCATTCCTGCACCCTGACACAAGGGAGattaaaggaaacaaacaagcAGAAGGCAAGTTGCCAACATGACCCAACAGAGGATGATCCCAGTTCTGAGGACTTTTCCTCCCAGCTCAAAGGGAGCAGAACCTCACAACAGCCCTGGCCAAACTCAGAGCCTTTCCTGAGCAGTGTCCCAGCCCAGGACCAGCAGTGCTCCCTAAATACCCTGGCTGCTCTGCGCCTCTGAGGCACCACAGAGGAGGAACTGAGCAGCTCGAGTTGGAGCAACCTGGCAAATAAGAGCTTCCAAATTTCAGACCTTGGTAAAGTATTTTTGCTCCCTAGAATGCAAATTCAAGactggaagaaggaagaaggatgAGGAGCAAAAGCTTGGCGTTTAAGGTCATTGCATGTGCTACAGATGTGCTTCCCTGCTTTTGCTGAGGCCTAAGTGACCCAGAGAGAGCCTGGAGCGGCCCAGCACAAACAGCTCCTCTGAGCTGGGCACCCTGCAGCCATATGCAAGAGTCAGGAAAAGCTGCACCTGCCTCCACTGAGTCTCTGGAGAAGGGGCTGCCCAAGCCCTCACCACCTCTGAGAATGCTCCATTTTAGGCCTTTAggttttctcttgcttttgcAGCTGTTGAGTTTTTAAGTCTTTGGGAGAATCTCATCTGCCTGACATCACTGCTTAACATCCATCATTAGTACACCTACAACCGAAGTTGCCTCAGAGGGGCAGtttttgggatgggggagagggcCAGTCCATCCCTCTCTTTGGTCAGCACCACCAGAAAACTCCAGCTCTGGTGCCAAACCCACAGTGTGAGAAAGGAAAGGGGAGGTGGACGGGAGGTAGGGGTGGCTGTGGCCTTCCTGCATGCATGCCCTCAGTCTGCACCACTGCTGGGCACAAATCCCTGCAGTTTGCCCAATTCTCAGTTCCAGGGACTGACAGCTGTGCTAACTCTGTTTGCCCACTTCCCACCCTTGATGCCTCTCACAGACAACACGAGCCCGAGTTCACACTCTCCACAGAAATCATCTACGTGTCCCTTAGCAAaggagggctgggggctggagcTGTCTTCCCAAAGGAATGCAAGGGCTTTGCATGTTTCCCTGAGCATCAAAAAGCTATCAGGGTCTCAGGTGAGCCACAAAAAAAGCTCCTGCCAttaggagaaggagctgccaaTCCTGATCCCTGTGCCATCAGCTGAGCTGCGCGGTacgctctgtgcccacagctaATCCTGTTTGGGGACATGCACAGGCCAAGTTTACCTGCTGTCAGGTACCAGTGGGCCTGGGACACATCTCACTCACTCAGGGTTCATTTTTGTCTGCTACAggtttctcctgccctgcaaacTGCTGTGCTACCACTGGTGGCTGGACATGCAGGATTTGtacaggagaaaacaaaaccagcaagaaggaaagCTGGCCCTACAAGCAACCCCTCCATCAGCCACTGAGAGGGAAATCAGGAGGCCAAGAGCGTCTGCCTTGGCAGCCCCTGTTCATGTGGCAGGCTGTGTGCTTTAGGcaaaaatgtaacattttagGAGACAATGGTTTTGGTCTGATGGCAGTAACAGTGCTGAGAGGTCAACCCAAACACCAGCCTCAAGGCAATGGAAGGCTGAAAGGGCTGGAAAGGGCAAGACAGCTGGTGCCAAGGTCTGTCCTCGTGAGCCTGGCGTGGGGAAGGGTCCAGCGTGCAAACTGTGCCCCTGAGTCCTGTGGCAGTGCAGTGTCAGGGAGTGCCTGTGAGGTTCAAGGCATCTGCACACAAAGCCTGAGAGATTGGGTTTGCTATTTCTCACGTCTTGGAACTTGCAACTTCTTTtacagccagagctgggcaggtgGGATCCTGGTTTAACATCTGCTCAAcggcagcactgcagagagaggGTCTCCAGTTTCCCCCTGCATtgccagccagcagcaaacTCCCCGTGCTGTGAAGGGCTCCAGCCTGCTCTCAGCAGGGCCAGTCCCTGCTCCTGACCCTCCCACGCCACTGGGACCGCAGCTCCAGAGCTCCTGGAAGCAGGAGAGACtgcagaaaaaagaagaatttgtTTCAGTTTTCCTCCAGGAGACAAGTCCCAGTGGTGAAAAATGCACAGTTTGGCACCAGAGGTTGGGAACTGTCCAAGAGGCACCAAACCTGACAGAGCCTgtccagcagcccaggagctgtgcctgcaggagctctggccttggggacagcagAGTGACTGAGATGGTTTGGGGTTATGGGGATCTCTAATTGCATTTGGGGTGAGCCAGTTACATGTGAACGTTTCGGGGCCCGTGGCCTTCCTGGCCAGAACAGGTCAGCAACAGAACAAGTAGTGTAATGCACTGTAGGTATCAAAAAGACATTCGTGCCACTAGAGGAAACCATTCCAAACAAAAAGGGGAAGATATTCTTTGCACTCAATCAGGAGCACTTACATTCAGAAGGATCTTTGAGCCCATGCACTTCTCTAAGCTTCCTTCAAACCCCAGTTTGACAAAACTGGTGAGCTTTGTTCCCCTGAAAACTCATACACCTTGGTTTGTCCTTGGCCTTGGGAAGGGCGGTTTGTATGTCACTGAGACacttttaaacaaaaatctTTAGGTACAAGGGTTCTCTGGCAGACCTGGCAAGCTCACTGGTGGcccacagccacctgtgctgtCACCATTTGCTTTTCCTGGTTTCTAGGCTTTGCCACATAAACAACTGCTGTGGTTCCCATAAGAACACTATTTAATTGCAAATGGGCTACTCTAGAACAAGTCTGAGAACACCTGATGTACAAAATTCACAGAAAAGATAATTAACACCGGGAgttcagaaaagaagaaaatataaagcCAAGAAACATAACAAGTACTGACAGTTTCTGCCATGAACCATTTTTCTTAGTTTGAAATCAAACTTATAATCACTTGCTGCCATGTTAAACTCAAAACTGGGAGAAGAGACAGAGGAGTAACTTCtgttttttgggaaaaaaaaaggatatgggaaggttaaaaataaaattaagaatcAAAAACCTTAAAGCCTCCCTTCCTGATTTCTAAAGATACCAGTGTTGATGGAACACAGCTGCCCTGATTCACGCACCATGCCCAGAAGGCTGCAGCCAAGTGCCCTCAAGGTGTACAGTTATTCAAAGGAGCAAAGTCCAGTGCAGAACTGGTTTGGTCAATGGAGTCTGATTATCCATGGCAAGATGGCCCAAGGGACAAGAGGAAAGGTGGGGTGgaggagaaacaaaagaaacttCAAGTCACTTTAGATCTCAGCTGCCTGAAGACTTTAGAACATCAGCCTCCCATTCGTCTGCCCACTTGAAAACATTAAAGTCTGTCAAGTCCACACACTATCTATGGAAAGGAGCACATTCCTGGCAGAGGGCTGTCTCTCTCCTGTGCTCAGCTTTCCTTTCAAacttaattttatatatatttatatttttatatatatataaaaaagcaCTTGGTTTCCAGGGGCATTCATAATGAGGTCCACAGTGTTTAGaacttaaatttctttttctttgtttggaacagtgttttaaagttttgttttaattaaaagaaagtcTTAAAGCATGTTGGACTTCAAAAACATGAGTTTGTTCATGTCTTCTGGACTGAGTAGCCGCCTCCTTTTGATCAAGAGCGCCTGCTCACACATATTTACACATTCGCTcctggcacccacagcaggCACTGCTAAGAGCCAAAAGGCCAGCTTGGCTAGTTTTGTATGCTTTTGGGTAACACACGACCAGTACTGAAACAGGTCAGGGGTGGCCTGGAAGAGAGGTTCTTGCAAATAATCATAGACTTCACTTTTCCCAAACCAATcttcttcctgagctgctgtggcctCCCCTGCTGCACGAGGCTTCTTGGTTGAAGGTTCAAATTCTGCTTCTTCTGCCCAGGACTCTTTTACCTCATTGATCAGCTCACAGACCTTGCCAATGATCTCTTCGTGCTGGTAGGGCGGGACGGGCCGCAGCTTCTGCTGAGGGTCCAAGATCATGGCTACCTTGTGTGCCGAGTGAACTTTGAAGTTCTCCTTCAGCGCCTCCAAGAAGAGGTGACAGAGTTTGCTGACCACGCCAGCATCATTGGCTTTGGAAGTGAACAGTTTCTCCAGTTTGACATAGGtgggcagcaccagctgcagcGTGGGCCGGCTCTCGTTGCTCAGCTCGATCACGGCCTGTTTCACCGGCGCCAGGATGGCTGCCAGGTTGCTGAGCAGGTGTTTGTTCAGGTTTTGGATGAGGTTCATCTTCTTGGCCCTGCTGTAGAACTCACAGATCTGCTCGTAGCGCTCGTGGACGAGCAGCAGGGAGTCGGTGACCGAGTTCCAGCAGGGTGGCGGGGAGGTCTCTTCCAGGGAGCCAAAGGTCTCCTTTGAGAGGCCCGTGGACCCCGCCAGGTCTTCACAGACATTCAGGAGCTCGATCACCTCGTGCATGTTGCGAGCCTGTAGTGTTCTCTTGTTGAGCACGCTCTGTACCACCGAGTTCAAGGCACAGGCCGAGCAGCGCAGGCACATGCCCGCCTTGGAGAACGCCGAGGAGTTGACCTTGCAGTCTGTCACGTACACCGTCCTGATCTCTGACATCACAAACTCCGACAGCACGTTCTGCACCCAGTGGTGGATGAAGTCACCATTGTCTCGAAGGTCTACGCCCTTAATGCCCAGGACGTAGCTCTTGATGTGGTTGCCTTCCACCTGGTAGGCGGTGAGGATGTAGCAGGAGTCGGGGCCGACGCTCTGCGAGTGGCAGGTGACCCCGATGCCGAGGCAGGCGTTGCTGCCCAGGGCGCAGGTGACTTTCACCTTCACCTGGTTGTACATCCGAGGCAGGTGCTTCAGAGCCAGGGTGTTGAAGTTGCCCAGGATCTCGGTGACAGAGAAGGCACCGTAGCGAGCCCCGCTGTCCACCAGTGTCTGCGCCAGCTTGATGAACTCCTTGCCGCTGAGCACGCTGAGCGCGCCCAGGTCGGTGCACATGACCCGCAGCAGCCTCTCGGCGATGTTCTGCCGCTCCTTCTCGGGGATGGCGCTGTTCCCCACCGAGCCGCTCGCCGGCGCTGCAGGGAAACACGAGCGGGCACAGAAGGGAGCGGTCAgcatcacagcagcagcagagagcacaAGGCACAAAACAATTCTCAGAGACCCCCAGAGAGGTGGAACATGCCCAGATGATGGAAGAGACAACTCCAGCCTTGGATTTGTTCCCCCAAGGTTTCTGGACTGAGGAACCTCCAGAGACAGGCTCTGCTCTtgtcacagcagcagggagcagatcTGCATCCTGTCCCTGGTACAGAGATAGTCACAACTCAGCCCAGATGGAAAGATGGACATCAAATCACAGATTCCCAGActggttttggttggaagggacattaaaacccatccagtgccaccccctgccatgggcagacaCCTTCCagtatcccaggctgctccaagccctgtccaacctggccttggacacttccagggatccaggggcagcacAGCTTCTATGGGCACCTGTGCCTATGTCACACCATGATGACTGGATTAGTTTTTTAACTCCAGGCCAGAAAATCTGACCTTGGATCAGAAGTTATCTTCTTCCAGGACCTACTAAATGCATCTTCCTCACAAACCTTTCCAACCACCTCAGGGTTCTTTCTTGCACTCCTGTGGTGGGAAggggtgctctgctctgccaggtaGGACATGAATTAAGGTGAAATTAAGTACAGTTTGGTGAGGACAAGGGCCTTGTGCAGTGTCCATCACTGCTGCACCCCTGGCACCCCTGTTGGACAGAGACAGAGTGAGAAGCTGCTACATACTGTTGTTGGCGTTATTTCTTTGGAGCTGTGGTTTCCACTTTTCTTCAACCACGGGGAGAGGTGACCTGGGCTGCTGGCTGGAGGCAATGTTGTTCTCATTGTCAGCTACGAGgcaagagacagaga is a genomic window of Passer domesticus isolate bPasDom1 chromosome 18, bPasDom1.hap1, whole genome shotgun sequence containing:
- the ZNF618 gene encoding zinc finger protein 618 isoform X5, which produces MNQPDGSAPAAAAAAQAEESNSSGRRSSSSRECLKRSPQSPKAEGSDSVTSQSSPSEEAGMMTEVKVKTEVPDDYIEEVIWQDDTKDSKKNIKDGPGDVPAEICVVIGGVRNQQTLDGKAVERDSSVGYTRNRYSGTWIFDHALRYTSGSYECGICGKKYKYYNCFQTHVRAHRDTEAASGEGASQGSAPLAAEREKKPLSRAVFVLPWVESTETNNFRYTCDICGKKYKYYSCFQEHRDLHAVDVFSVEGAPENRADPYDQAVIAADEVKEEEPEPFQKIGPKTGNYTCEFCGKQYKYYTPYQEHVALHAPIKFSRSPLFVAVKTQASQSSKKSPASLNRCSSLLHRAPSGVPPASQPQMFRAPNSASPGSKAITAESAFSRRVEGKVQNNFEETNSNSQNSSAGHSGTEKPKEKRCKQNPSADNENNIASSQQPRSPLPVVEEKWKPQLQRNNANNTPASGSVGNSAIPEKERQNIAERLLRVMCTDLGALSVLSGKEFIKLAQTLVDSGARYGAFSVTEILGNFNTLALKHLPRMYNQVKVKVTCALGSNACLGIGVTCHSQSVGPDSCYILTAYQVEGNHIKSYVLGIKGVDLRDNGDFIHHWVQNVLSEFVMSEIRTVYVTDCKVNSSAFSKAGMCLRCSACALNSVVQSVLNKRTLQARNMHEVIELLNVCEDLAGSTGLSKETFGSLEETSPPPCWNSVTDSLLLVHERYEQICEFYSRAKKMNLIQNLNKHLLSNLAAILAPVKQAVIELSNESRPTLQLVLPTYVKLEKLFTSKANDAGVVSKLCHLFLEALKENFKVHSAHKVAMILDPQQKLRPVPPYQHEEIIGKVCELINEVKESWAEEAEFEPSTKKPRAAGEATAAQEEDWFGKSEVYDYLQEPLFQATPDLFQYWSCVTQKHTKLAKLAFWLLAVPAVGARSECVNMCEQALLIKRRRLLSPEDMNKLMFLKSNML
- the ZNF618 gene encoding zinc finger protein 618 isoform X1 yields the protein MNQPDGSAPAAAAAAQAEESNSSGRRSSSSRECLKRSPQSPKAEGSDSVTSQSSPSEEAGMMTEVKVKTEVPDDYIEEVIWQDDTKDSKKNIKDGPGDVPAEICVVIGGVRNQQTLDGKAVERDSSVGYTRNRYSGTWIFDHALRYTSGSYECGICGKKYKYYNCFQTHVRAHRDTEAASGEGASQGSAPLAAEREKKPLSRAVFVLPWVESTETNNFRYTCDICGKKYKYYSCFQEHRDLHAVDVFSVEGAPENRADPYDQAVIAADEVKEEEPEPFQKIGPKTGNYTCEFCGKQYKYYTPYQEHVALHAPIKFSRSPLFVAVKTQASQSSKKSPASLNRCSSLLHRAPSGVPPASQPQMFRAPNSASPGSKAITAESAFSRRVEGKVQNNFEETNSNSQNSSAGHSGTEKPKEKRCKQNPSEPYTCGACGIQFQFYNNLLEHMQSHAADNENNIASSQQPRSPLPVVEEKWKPQLQRNNANNTPASGSVGNSAIPEKERQNIAERLLRVMCTDLGALSVLSGKEFIKLAQTLVDSGARYGAFSVTEILGNFNTLALKHLPRMYNQVKVKVTCALGSNACLGIGVTCHSQSVGPDSCYILTAYQVEGNHIKSYVLGIKGVDLRDNGDFIHHWVQNVLSEFVMSEIRTVYVTDCKVNSSAFSKAGMCLRCSACALNSVVQSVLNKRTLQARNMHEVIELLNVCEDLAGSTGLSKETFGSLEETSPPPCWNSVTDSLLLVHERYEQICEFYSRAKKMNLIQNLNKHLLSNLAAILAPVKQAVIELSNESRPTLQLVLPTYVKLEKLFTSKANDAGVVSKLCHLFLEALKENFKVHSAHKVAMILDPQQKLRPVPPYQHEEIIGKVCELINEVKESWAEEAEFEPSTKKPRAAGEATAAQEEDWFGKSEVYDYLQEPLFQATPDLFQYWSCVTQKHTKLAKLAFWLLAVPAVGARSECVNMCEQALLIKRRRLLSPEDMNKLMFLKSNML
- the ZNF618 gene encoding zinc finger protein 618 isoform X10 — translated: MNQPDGSAPAAAAAAQAEESNSSGRRSSSSRECLKRSPQSPKAEGSDSVTSQSSPSEEAGMMTEVKVKTEVPDDYIEEVIWQDDTKDSKKNIKDGPGDVPAEICVVIGGVRNQQTLDGKAVERDSSVGYTRNRYSGTWIFDHALRYTSGSYECGICGKKYKYYNCFQTHVRAHRDTEAASGEGASQGSAPLAAEREKKPLSRAVFVLPWVESTETNNFRYTCDICGKKYKYYSCFQEHRDLHAVDVFSVEGAPENRADPYDQAVIAADEVKEEEPEPFQKIGPKTGNYTCEFCGKQYKYYTPYQEHVALHAPITESAFSRRVEGKVQNNFEETNSNSQNSSAGHSGTEKPKEKRCKQNPSEPYTCGACGIQFQFYNNLLEHMQSHAADNENNIASSQQPRSPLPVVEEKWKPQLQRNNANNTPASGSVGNSAIPEKERQNIAERLLRVMCTDLGALSVLSGKEFIKLAQTLVDSGARYGAFSVTEILGNFNTLALKHLPRMYNQVKVKVTCALGSNACLGIGVTCHSQSVGPDSCYILTAYQVEGNHIKSYVLGIKGVDLRDNGDFIHHWVQNVLSEFVMSEIRTVYVTDCKVNSSAFSKAGMCLRCSACALNSVVQSVLNKRTLQARNMHEVIELLNVCEDLAGSTGLSKETFGSLEETSPPPCWNSVTDSLLLVHERYEQICEFYSRAKKMNLIQNLNKHLLSNLAAILAPVKQAVIELSNESRPTLQLVLPTYVKLEKLFTSKANDAGVVSKLCHLFLEALKENFKVHSAHKVAMILDPQQKLRPVPPYQHEEIIGKVCELINEVKESWAEEAEFEPSTKKPRAAGEATAAQEEDWFGKSEVYDYLQEPLFQATPDLFQYWSCVTQKHTKLAKLAFWLLAVPAVGARSECVNMCEQALLIKRRRLLSPEDMNKLMFLKSNML
- the ZNF618 gene encoding zinc finger protein 618 isoform X9, which gives rise to MNQPDGSAPAAAAAAQAEESNSSGRRSSSSRECLKRSPQSPKAEGSDSVTSQSSPSEEAGMMTEVKVKTEVPDDYIEEVIWQDDTKDSKKNIKDGPGDVPAEICVVIGGVRNQQTLGSYECGICGKKYKYYNCFQTHVRAHRDTEAASGEGASQGNNFRYTCDICGKKYKYYSCFQEHRDLHAVDVFSVEGAPENRADPYDQAVIAADEVKEEEPEPFQKIGPKTGNYTCEFCGKQYKYYTPYQEHVALHAPIKFSRSPLFVAVKTQASQSSKKSPASLNRCSSLLHRAPSGVPPASQPQMFRAPNSASPGSKAITAESAFSRRVEGKVQNNFEETNSNSQNSSAGHSGTEKPKEKRCKQNPSEPYTCGACGIQFQFYNNLLEHMQSHAADNENNIASSQQPRSPLPVVEEKWKPQLQRNNANNTPASGSVGNSAIPEKERQNIAERLLRVMCTDLGALSVLSGKEFIKLAQTLVDSGARYGAFSVTEILGNFNTLALKHLPRMYNQVKVKVTCALGSNACLGIGVTCHSQSVGPDSCYILTAYQVEGNHIKSYVLGIKGVDLRDNGDFIHHWVQNVLSEFVMSEIRTVYVTDCKVNSSAFSKAGMCLRCSACALNSVVQSVLNKRTLQARNMHEVIELLNVCEDLAGSTGLSKETFGSLEETSPPPCWNSVTDSLLLVHERYEQICEFYSRAKKMNLIQNLNKHLLSNLAAILAPVKQAVIELSNESRPTLQLVLPTYVKLEKLFTSKANDAGVVSKLCHLFLEALKENFKVHSAHKVAMILDPQQKLRPVPPYQHEEIIGKVCELINEVKESWAEEAEFEPSTKKPRAAGEATAAQEEDWFGKSEVYDYLQEPLFQATPDLFQYWSCVTQKHTKLAKLAFWLLAVPAVGARSECVNMCEQALLIKRRRLLSPEDMNKLMFLKSNML
- the ZNF618 gene encoding zinc finger protein 618 isoform X4 is translated as MNQPDGSAPAAAAAAQAEESNSSGRRSSSSRECLKRSPQSPKAEGSDSVTSQSSPSEEAGMMTEVKVKTEVPDDYIEEVIWQDDTKDSKKNIKDGPGDVPAEICVVIGGVRNQQTLDGKAVERDSSVGYTRNRYSGTWIFDHALRYTSGSYECGICGKKYKYYNCFQTHVRAHRDTEAASGEGASQGSAPLAAEREKKPLSRAVFVLPWVESTETNNFRYTCDICGKKYKYYSCFQEHRDLHAVDDPYDQAVIAADEVKEEEPEPFQKIGPKTGNYTCEFCGKQYKYYTPYQEHVALHAPIKFSRSPLFVAVKTQASQSSKKSPASLNRCSSLLHRAPSGVPPASQPQMFRAPNSASPGSKAITAESAFSRRVEGKVQNNFEETNSNSQNSSAGHSGTEKPKEKRCKQNPSEPYTCGACGIQFQFYNNLLEHMQSHAADNENNIASSQQPRSPLPVVEEKWKPQLQRNNANNTPASGSVGNSAIPEKERQNIAERLLRVMCTDLGALSVLSGKEFIKLAQTLVDSGARYGAFSVTEILGNFNTLALKHLPRMYNQVKVKVTCALGSNACLGIGVTCHSQSVGPDSCYILTAYQVEGNHIKSYVLGIKGVDLRDNGDFIHHWVQNVLSEFVMSEIRTVYVTDCKVNSSAFSKAGMCLRCSACALNSVVQSVLNKRTLQARNMHEVIELLNVCEDLAGSTGLSKETFGSLEETSPPPCWNSVTDSLLLVHERYEQICEFYSRAKKMNLIQNLNKHLLSNLAAILAPVKQAVIELSNESRPTLQLVLPTYVKLEKLFTSKANDAGVVSKLCHLFLEALKENFKVHSAHKVAMILDPQQKLRPVPPYQHEEIIGKVCELINEVKESWAEEAEFEPSTKKPRAAGEATAAQEEDWFGKSEVYDYLQEPLFQATPDLFQYWSCVTQKHTKLAKLAFWLLAVPAVGARSECVNMCEQALLIKRRRLLSPEDMNKLMFLKSNML
- the ZNF618 gene encoding zinc finger protein 618 isoform X8 — encoded protein: MNQPDGSAPAAAAAAQAEESNSSGRRSSSSRECLKRSPQSPKAEGSDSVTSQSSPSEEAGMMTEVKVKTEVPDDYIEEVIWQDDTKDSKKNIKDGPGDVPAEICVVIGGVRNQQTLDGKAVERDSSVGYTRNRYSGTWIFDHALRYTSGSYECGICGKKYKYYNCFQTHVRAHRDTEAASGEGASQGNNFRYTCDICGKKYKYYSCFQEHRDLHAVDDPYDQAVIAADEVKEEEPEPFQKIGPKTGNYTCEFCGKQYKYYTPYQEHVALHAPIKFSRSPLFVAVKTQASQSSKKSPASLNRCSSLLHRAPSGVPPASQPQMFRAPNSASPGSKAITAESAFSRRVEGKVQNNFEETNSNSQNSSAGHSGTEKPKEKRCKQNPSEPYTCGACGIQFQFYNNLLEHMQSHAADNENNIASSQQPRSPLPVVEEKWKPQLQRNNANNTPASGSVGNSAIPEKERQNIAERLLRVMCTDLGALSVLSGKEFIKLAQTLVDSGARYGAFSVTEILGNFNTLALKHLPRMYNQVKVKVTCALGSNACLGIGVTCHSQSVGPDSCYILTAYQVEGNHIKSYVLGIKGVDLRDNGDFIHHWVQNVLSEFVMSEIRTVYVTDCKVNSSAFSKAGMCLRCSACALNSVVQSVLNKRTLQARNMHEVIELLNVCEDLAGSTGLSKETFGSLEETSPPPCWNSVTDSLLLVHERYEQICEFYSRAKKMNLIQNLNKHLLSNLAAILAPVKQAVIELSNESRPTLQLVLPTYVKLEKLFTSKANDAGVVSKLCHLFLEALKENFKVHSAHKVAMILDPQQKLRPVPPYQHEEIIGKVCELINEVKESWAEEAEFEPSTKKPRAAGEATAAQEEDWFGKSEVYDYLQEPLFQATPDLFQYWSCVTQKHTKLAKLAFWLLAVPAVGARSECVNMCEQALLIKRRRLLSPEDMNKLMFLKSNML